In Bdellovibrionota bacterium, one genomic interval encodes:
- the mtaB gene encoding tRNA (N(6)-L-threonylcarbamoyladenosine(37)-C(2))-methylthiotransferase MtaB has protein sequence MSISFDIKTFGCKVNTYDTALLQKRLQNSGYLMTEGTPQIHILNTCAVTREATNEAIKEINRIKKKNPQSVVVVTGCAAQVDTGSFENVPADLVIANSHKGLLETLIKQHLNGELTQKVFHSNIFRKADLEENGGVEAEHTRAFLKIQDGCNSFCTFCVIPFARGKSRSLSIPHLVEKINEFTAQGLNEVVLTGVHIGDYESDDGKIFDDLIEAVLAQTKMPRIRLSSLEPIEISDRLLEMYSDDRMCPHFHMSIQSANTKVLADMKRKYTAEHVEDSLNRILRKFQDRKLKAPFIGMDVIAGFPGETEEEFNDTYERLKRTPWTRMHVFPYSERPGTKALNIDPKVPNHLIHARAERLRQLSAERYSMMALEQIGEIKKVLVLKSKAKGASTLSRDYWPVDVEISSEAQIGTEISVKIVGYDQSNQSRIDGFLKGSL, from the coding sequence ATGAGTATATCGTTTGATATCAAAACATTTGGCTGCAAAGTAAATACTTACGATACGGCTTTGCTCCAAAAACGCTTACAGAATAGCGGATACCTGATGACGGAAGGTACTCCGCAGATTCACATTCTGAATACTTGCGCAGTCACAAGAGAAGCAACAAATGAAGCCATCAAAGAAATCAATCGCATAAAAAAGAAAAACCCTCAAAGCGTAGTTGTAGTCACGGGTTGTGCAGCGCAGGTGGATACCGGATCATTTGAGAATGTTCCGGCGGATCTAGTGATTGCAAACTCTCATAAAGGTTTATTGGAAACTCTCATTAAACAGCATCTGAATGGAGAACTGACGCAAAAAGTATTTCATTCAAATATTTTCAGAAAAGCTGACCTTGAAGAAAATGGTGGCGTTGAAGCTGAGCACACCCGTGCATTTTTAAAAATTCAAGATGGCTGCAATTCGTTTTGCACATTCTGCGTAATTCCTTTTGCAAGAGGGAAGAGTCGATCCCTTTCGATTCCCCATCTCGTAGAAAAAATAAATGAATTTACGGCTCAAGGATTAAATGAAGTGGTTCTGACAGGTGTTCATATCGGCGATTACGAATCTGATGATGGAAAAATTTTTGATGATTTGATTGAGGCGGTACTTGCGCAAACAAAAATGCCAAGAATCAGACTTTCATCATTAGAACCCATCGAGATCAGTGACCGGTTGCTCGAAATGTATTCGGATGACCGCATGTGCCCGCACTTTCATATGAGCATTCAAAGTGCCAATACAAAAGTACTTGCAGATATGAAAAGAAAATATACAGCAGAACACGTTGAAGACTCTTTAAATCGCATCCTTAGAAAATTTCAGGATAGAAAATTAAAAGCTCCATTTATTGGTATGGATGTAATCGCAGGCTTTCCTGGGGAAACTGAGGAAGAGTTTAACGATACTTACGAGCGCTTAAAGCGTACGCCGTGGACGCGTATGCACGTGTTTCCGTACTCTGAGAGGCCGGGAACAAAGGCTCTCAACATTGATCCTAAAGTCCCCAATCATCTTATTCATGCTAGAGCCGAGCGCTTAAGACAATTGTCTGCAGAAAGATATTCTATGATGGCCCTAGAGCAAATTGGAGAGATCAAAAAAGTTTTGGTTTTGAAAAGTAAGGCCAAGGGCGCGAGCACTCTATCTCGCGACTACTGGCCCGTTGACGTAGAGATATCTTCTGAAGCCCAGATTGGAACGGAAATTTCAGTTAAAATTGTGGGTTATGATCAATCTAACCAATCAAGAATCGATGGGTTCCTAAAGGGTAGCCTTTGA
- a CDS encoding zinc-dependent metalloprotease, whose translation MFFKKNCKAKNYKAENIKKGKKAMKHCRKKMLGAILVLMSLVVSCTKEKPYEFTPDKKTISKEMFKKEDFGNLKPEEIAKLSPEEKRKFRVPRIAVMSYGQATRTATASMPYFQGRTKLVEFEISEHEIEVRELEKDPRFAENPTNSKAIMVMPVRHIDYKCERDAYGECQNKEVESVDRPWNERAYAEIGFKDSKILDIDELPVEITNLLSGCYSEGNQKLINYDLDKDVFNFELQKSYTINLSNPACWGEISDFEDLFEKLNFDVRYVYSMVRADKIASKDYKAVQYKTADEETFGFFNSKIGRLDVDNNAIENNDEVLLNRWNPARKVIPYHLSDAFDKAEYGYVLDATRAAVQNVNNGLAEAGTGIEIQLMPPSGKKVGDLRNNMIVLVDDPLASRIIGYGPSVAHPLTGEIVNARTVMYLGTIKGIVKSTYEDMREELMAAKENAKAAEEAGKVGSLAAVVESVKNRLNVFSNGKNMLKGRASLDLGGSALQRSISTVNLADKTDVLQARVAMNKRAKDLSGVKIPDGKIAQIKRDILKFKRLEGASLIAKTSKYIDKRIDVLSKNNVYPEELFNAEHALRSAGIDEKIEGNLKPWAELTSAEREEIVRLVLPHIWIPTLVHELGHNLGLRHNFAGSEDKANFYTGDELKKMGVTHEIPYSSMMEYSYKTTNELPTLGKYDIAALKFAYKREVDAVNQAGAVVKAVKVEKNLAETTKALEAEGLALKEYRYCTDEHVSANPTCNRHDEGTNLVEIATHFISSYEDRYKRINKRSGRKNFSVFQEGAYLGRMSNNFYDLRLTFEVYEKIKNEYGIEEGNPLWKDVDFLREIYEASTLSGQFLLSILLTPDVHCAIAVAQEPRAPVALIQIRNLDPSATTCFHPDVARTVAQIGEQNNLQLVVVGEGGKSFKSRKDPLNENVYADQIDVQGIWIDKMLALEFLFTRELGSSLFDANTQNFLSHGAVGPSIENILAAILLGRGGVEVPFRNAEGFPVEFLGEGGATSSALPISIEFGSDHNIEVPAAGGLSEYFGLPGRQTTFQRELARSLGRLVPTLVGAADARRFLDSFSIYKEHPGRDKQTDVVSVEVGTERYFALKQNKVAVSAIQGIGYAKVLDKVTVGEVEKILEMKDKGEKLPEETPDRIKAAFALDNEVLKAFIDGLIKSTPFYEELLDALLVSVR comes from the coding sequence ATGTTTTTTAAAAAAAATTGTAAAGCTAAGAATTATAAGGCTGAAAATATTAAGAAGGGGAAAAAGGCTATGAAGCATTGCCGAAAAAAAATGTTAGGTGCGATACTAGTTTTGATGTCATTGGTAGTTTCTTGCACAAAGGAAAAACCATATGAATTTACACCAGACAAAAAAACAATTTCTAAGGAAATGTTTAAAAAAGAAGATTTTGGAAATTTAAAGCCAGAAGAAATTGCTAAACTCAGTCCTGAAGAAAAAAGAAAGTTCCGCGTTCCACGCATCGCCGTAATGAGCTATGGACAGGCGACAAGAACCGCAACTGCCAGCATGCCGTACTTCCAGGGAAGAACAAAGCTTGTGGAGTTTGAAATTTCTGAACATGAAATTGAAGTTCGTGAGCTGGAGAAAGACCCAAGATTTGCGGAGAACCCTACAAATAGTAAAGCAATCATGGTGATGCCTGTTAGACACATTGACTACAAGTGTGAAAGAGATGCCTACGGTGAATGTCAGAACAAAGAAGTGGAAAGCGTTGATAGACCGTGGAATGAGCGTGCTTACGCCGAAATCGGTTTCAAAGATTCAAAAATCTTAGACATTGATGAATTGCCAGTAGAAATCACAAATTTACTTTCTGGATGTTATTCAGAAGGAAACCAAAAGCTCATTAATTACGATTTAGACAAAGATGTATTTAACTTTGAACTTCAAAAGTCTTACACGATCAATCTTTCTAACCCTGCATGCTGGGGTGAAATCAGTGACTTTGAAGATCTCTTTGAAAAGTTAAACTTTGATGTGCGCTATGTTTACTCAATGGTCAGAGCAGACAAAATCGCTAGTAAAGACTACAAAGCCGTTCAATACAAAACAGCGGACGAAGAAACTTTTGGTTTTTTCAATTCTAAAATCGGTAGACTCGACGTTGACAACAACGCTATCGAAAATAATGACGAAGTATTACTCAACCGTTGGAATCCAGCGCGTAAAGTGATTCCATACCACTTGAGCGATGCTTTCGATAAAGCAGAATACGGTTATGTTTTAGATGCAACAAGAGCCGCAGTTCAAAACGTTAATAATGGTTTAGCGGAAGCAGGTACGGGAATAGAAATCCAATTGATGCCACCGAGCGGAAAGAAAGTTGGAGATTTACGAAACAACATGATCGTGCTTGTGGATGACCCACTCGCATCTAGAATCATCGGCTATGGACCAAGTGTTGCCCATCCACTGACAGGTGAGATCGTCAACGCTAGAACGGTTATGTATCTGGGAACAATCAAAGGAATTGTAAAATCAACTTACGAAGACATGAGAGAAGAGCTCATGGCAGCCAAAGAAAATGCAAAGGCTGCGGAAGAAGCCGGTAAAGTAGGAAGTTTGGCCGCAGTTGTAGAGAGTGTTAAGAACAGACTCAATGTTTTCTCGAATGGAAAAAACATGTTAAAGGGTCGAGCTTCGCTAGATTTAGGCGGATCGGCTCTGCAAAGAAGCATTTCAACCGTAAATCTAGCTGATAAAACGGATGTTCTTCAGGCTAGAGTGGCAATGAATAAACGTGCAAAAGATCTTAGCGGAGTGAAAATTCCTGACGGAAAGATTGCGCAGATTAAGCGAGACATTCTAAAGTTTAAAAGACTTGAGGGTGCATCACTTATCGCAAAAACAAGCAAGTACATCGACAAGAGAATCGATGTTCTCTCAAAAAATAATGTTTACCCAGAAGAACTCTTCAATGCGGAACATGCTTTAAGGTCGGCAGGAATTGATGAAAAAATCGAAGGCAACTTAAAGCCATGGGCGGAATTAACAAGCGCGGAGAGAGAAGAAATCGTGCGTTTAGTACTTCCACACATTTGGATTCCTACGCTGGTTCATGAGTTGGGTCATAACCTTGGCTTAAGACATAACTTTGCGGGTTCGGAAGACAAGGCCAATTTCTACACTGGCGATGAGTTAAAGAAAATGGGCGTGACTCATGAAATTCCATATTCATCAATGATGGAATATTCTTATAAAACTACAAACGAACTTCCAACTCTTGGAAAGTACGATATCGCAGCACTGAAGTTTGCATACAAACGTGAAGTGGATGCGGTAAACCAAGCGGGTGCCGTAGTGAAAGCCGTAAAAGTAGAAAAAAACTTAGCGGAAACAACAAAAGCTCTAGAGGCAGAAGGTTTAGCTCTTAAGGAATATCGTTACTGCACTGACGAACATGTTTCTGCAAACCCAACCTGCAATCGTCATGACGAAGGCACAAACCTTGTAGAAATCGCAACTCACTTCATTTCAAGTTATGAAGACAGGTACAAGCGTATCAACAAGCGTAGCGGTCGAAAAAACTTCTCGGTGTTCCAAGAAGGTGCTTACCTGGGAAGAATGTCAAATAACTTCTACGATCTAAGACTCACTTTTGAAGTGTACGAGAAAATTAAAAATGAATACGGAATCGAAGAGGGTAATCCGCTATGGAAGGATGTGGATTTCTTAAGAGAAATTTATGAGGCAAGCACGCTCAGTGGCCAGTTCTTGTTGAGTATTCTTTTAACTCCAGATGTGCATTGTGCAATTGCCGTAGCGCAAGAGCCAAGAGCTCCGGTGGCTCTAATTCAGATTCGTAATTTGGATCCATCGGCAACAACTTGCTTTCATCCCGATGTAGCAAGAACGGTGGCCCAAATTGGAGAACAAAATAATCTCCAATTGGTGGTGGTCGGTGAAGGTGGAAAATCCTTTAAATCTAGAAAAGATCCCCTGAATGAGAATGTTTATGCTGATCAAATCGATGTGCAAGGTATCTGGATTGATAAAATGCTAGCCTTAGAATTCTTGTTCACCAGAGAATTGGGTTCAAGTCTCTTTGATGCAAACACGCAAAACTTTTTGAGTCATGGAGCCGTAGGGCCAAGTATCGAAAATATTCTGGCAGCGATTCTTTTGGGTCGCGGTGGGGTAGAAGTTCCGTTCCGCAATGCTGAGGGATTCCCTGTGGAATTTTTGGGTGAAGGTGGCGCAACTTCGAGTGCCTTACCAATTTCAATTGAATTTGGTTCGGACCATAATATTGAAGTTCCAGCGGCAGGAGGATTGTCTGAATACTTTGGATTGCCAGGCAGACAAACAACTTTCCAAAGAGAATTGGCAAGAAGTTTGGGGCGTCTAGTGCCAACGCTTGTTGGCGCTGCGGATGCGAGAAGATTCTTGGATTCATTTTCGATTTACAAAGAGCATCCAGGAAGAGACAAGCAAACTGATGTGGTGAGTGTTGAGGTGGGCACGGAAAGATACTTTGCACTTAAACAAAACAAAGTGGCAGTCAGTGCGATTCAAGGAATTGGCTATGCAAAAGTTCTTGATAAAGTCACTGTTGGAGAAGTTGAAAAGATTTTAGAGATGAAGGACAAAGGCGAGAAATTACCTGAGGAGACTCCAGATCGAATAAAAGCTGCTTTTGCTCTAGATAATGAGGTTCTTAAGGCCTTTATTGATGGCCTAATTAAGAGCACGCCATTCTATGAAGAATTGTTAGACGCTCTCCTGGTTTCCGTAAGATAG
- a CDS encoding arylesterase, producing MKFILVSFIIIFSSQVYAKTLVIVGDSLTEGYGVAKEKAFPALIEEKIKSDKKDWKVVNSGVSGSTTASAPSRIKWILKSKPDLVMIALGANDGLRGVKVATSKKSLDEAMALLKKENIPIVIGGMHMPPNFGKAYTKEFNEMFVDLSKKYNAVLIPFILDKVAGDIKLNQTDGIHPNEEGHKIMADSIYNQIKDLLK from the coding sequence ATGAAATTCATCTTAGTTTCTTTCATCATAATTTTTTCCTCGCAAGTTTACGCAAAAACCTTAGTGATAGTCGGCGATTCTCTAACCGAAGGTTACGGTGTTGCCAAGGAAAAAGCTTTTCCTGCACTGATAGAAGAAAAAATCAAATCAGATAAAAAAGATTGGAAAGTGGTGAACTCCGGAGTGAGCGGGTCGACAACGGCTTCGGCTCCGTCCAGGATCAAATGGATTCTTAAGAGCAAACCCGATCTTGTGATGATTGCCTTGGGTGCCAATGATGGATTACGTGGCGTTAAAGTAGCCACTAGTAAGAAAAGTCTAGATGAAGCCATGGCTCTTCTAAAAAAAGAAAATATCCCAATTGTCATCGGAGGTATGCATATGCCTCCCAACTTTGGTAAAGCGTATACCAAAGAATTTAATGAAATGTTTGTCGATCTCTCAAAAAAGTACAATGCAGTTTTGATTCCTTTTATTTTGGACAAAGTTGCGGGAGATATAAAACTCAATCAGACAGATGGCATTCATCCGAACGAAGAGGGGCATAAGATCATGGCAGACTCTATCTACAATCAAATTAAAGATTTATTAAAATAG
- a CDS encoding cysteine desulfurase family protein gives MMNVYLDHNATTPVHPEVLEKLPTWAEAWGNPSSVHQASRDPKALIRDTRKTLAEYLKVHPLELIFTAGGSESNNFAIKGSFYALQNLKEKSAGRTHYITTTVEHPSVMKAFEFLESQGATVDYIPVDKNANLDLEFYKSKLTEKTALVSVMLANNETGAIHPIKEMCALAHAKGAIFHMDAVQGLGKIEVDLTDLGVDLASFSAHKFYSLKGCGVLFQKRGTQLIPLIGGGGQERGRRAGTENTLAIAALGHMVSKKDLIAKENERIRKLRDDMEKEILKSITNVRVIQNPSRVPNTSSLFIEGVDGETLLMNLDMHGICVSTGAACSSGSQEPSIVLRNMGFTRKEAQSSLRISLGWLNNAEQIEYFLEVLKKVVIRIRQFNNTNSSQSEAL, from the coding sequence ATGATGAATGTTTACCTCGATCACAATGCCACAACGCCTGTCCACCCGGAAGTTCTCGAAAAACTTCCAACATGGGCTGAGGCTTGGGGAAATCCAAGTTCCGTTCATCAGGCTTCAAGAGATCCAAAAGCACTCATTAGAGATACCAGAAAAACCTTAGCAGAATATTTGAAAGTCCACCCGCTAGAATTAATTTTTACCGCGGGTGGAAGTGAGTCTAATAACTTTGCCATTAAAGGTTCTTTCTACGCACTTCAAAATCTTAAGGAAAAGTCAGCTGGTCGGACTCATTACATTACAACCACGGTGGAACATCCTAGTGTGATGAAGGCTTTTGAGTTTTTAGAAAGCCAAGGCGCTACGGTTGACTATATTCCTGTGGATAAAAACGCAAATCTTGATCTTGAATTTTATAAATCAAAATTAACAGAAAAAACGGCTCTTGTGTCGGTGATGCTTGCAAATAACGAAACTGGCGCAATCCATCCGATCAAAGAAATGTGTGCACTCGCCCATGCAAAAGGCGCTATTTTTCACATGGATGCTGTGCAAGGCTTAGGAAAGATAGAAGTAGATCTTACTGACCTTGGCGTGGACTTGGCTTCATTTTCAGCGCATAAATTTTATTCCCTCAAAGGTTGTGGGGTTCTCTTTCAAAAAAGAGGAACGCAGCTTATTCCGCTCATTGGTGGTGGCGGACAGGAGCGCGGTCGACGTGCGGGCACAGAAAACACATTGGCGATCGCGGCTCTAGGACACATGGTTTCTAAAAAAGACTTGATCGCTAAAGAAAATGAAAGAATTAGAAAATTAAGAGACGATATGGAAAAAGAGATTTTGAAATCCATCACTAACGTGAGAGTGATTCAAAATCCCAGTAGAGTTCCCAACACATCGAGTTTATTTATTGAAGGTGTGGACGGGGAAACTCTTCTTATGAATTTGGATATGCATGGGATTTGTGTTTCAACAGGGGCAGCGTGCTCTTCTGGAAGCCAAGAACCATCCATTGTTTTAAGGAATATGGGCTTTACGAGGAAAGAAGCCCAATCTTCCTTAAGAATCTCTCTGGGTTGGCTAAATAATGCGGAACAAATTGAATATTTCCTAGAAGTTTTAAAAAAAGTAGTTATAAGAATAAGACAATTTAACAATACGAACTCATCACAATCGGAAGCCCTTTAA
- a CDS encoding ABC transporter ATP-binding protein translates to MSVEIQNLQKNFYQGETKIEVLKNVSAQIKKGEIVAIIGESGSGKSTLLSLLSGLDRADTGSIIVDTTDMSKLSERQMTGFRAANISIVFQQYHLLSHLTALENVMLPAEILSRENIKDDAKKLLSDMGLDHRLNHFPSQLSGGESQRVAIARALITKPNLLLADEPSGNLDTKTGDSVMHSFFDIVKKHQMTTLLVTHSEALAQRCQRVLRLENGVLVERFHK, encoded by the coding sequence ATGAGTGTTGAAATTCAGAACTTACAGAAGAATTTTTATCAAGGCGAAACTAAAATCGAAGTTTTAAAGAACGTTTCTGCACAAATTAAAAAAGGCGAAATCGTGGCAATTATCGGGGAGTCAGGGAGTGGTAAGTCCACGCTACTGTCTTTGTTATCAGGTCTTGATAGAGCGGACACAGGATCGATCATTGTTGATACAACGGATATGTCAAAACTCTCTGAAAGACAAATGACGGGCTTTAGAGCGGCAAATATCAGTATTGTGTTTCAGCAGTATCATTTGCTTTCTCATTTAACGGCTTTAGAAAACGTCATGCTTCCGGCAGAAATTCTTAGTCGTGAAAATATCAAAGATGACGCAAAAAAACTCTTAAGTGATATGGGCCTAGATCATCGCTTGAATCATTTTCCAAGTCAGTTGAGCGGTGGAGAATCACAACGTGTGGCGATTGCAAGAGCATTGATCACAAAGCCCAATCTGCTACTGGCTGATGAGCCAAGTGGAAATCTAGATACAAAGACGGGTGACTCCGTGATGCATTCTTTCTTTGATATTGTTAAAAAACACCAAATGACAACGCTTTTAGTGACTCACAGCGAAGCACTCGCACAGCGCTGCCAAAGAGTTTTAAGACTTGAAAACGGCGTTCTGGTCGAAAGATTTCATAAATAA
- the mnmA gene encoding tRNA 2-thiouridine(34) synthase MnmA, which translates to MSTMPTTTKLVTSTLSAEDNKTKSTKGKVLVAMSGGVDSSVAAAILVEQGYEVVGITMQVWDYTQCDIEEGFGTCCSSMDVDDARQVAEKLNFPFYVMNCEAKFKAQVIDPFVEAYLEGKTPLPCVNCNTYLKFDHLIQKMNELGCDYLATGHYAKIVVDANGQSQIVVSDDDWKDQTYFLFTLQQDIIPKILFPIGHMKKADVRALGERQGLLNARKKDSTGICFVGDGKYSEFVEGQISKDLIQSGFMKKYPTGEIVGKHGGIHKFTYGQRKGLGLDFQEAEPMFVLKLDPKTSTVWVGEEKYLFYDKAHIINTNWFDDIQETEELNVKIRYQHKGAQAKIRKNDDGSAEIYFDIPVRAITPGQAAVVYRGNQLLGGGWITTVPLDTAAIGVTAAIM; encoded by the coding sequence ATGAGTACAATGCCCACGACCACAAAACTGGTCACTTCCACGTTATCTGCCGAAGATAACAAAACTAAATCCACCAAAGGTAAAGTCCTCGTCGCCATGTCCGGTGGAGTCGATTCGTCCGTAGCAGCGGCAATTCTGGTAGAACAAGGCTATGAAGTAGTGGGAATCACCATGCAAGTTTGGGATTACACTCAGTGCGATATCGAAGAAGGCTTTGGCACCTGCTGCTCATCTATGGATGTAGATGATGCCAGACAAGTGGCGGAGAAACTCAATTTCCCATTCTACGTGATGAACTGCGAAGCCAAATTCAAAGCGCAAGTGATTGATCCCTTTGTGGAAGCTTATCTCGAAGGTAAAACTCCACTCCCGTGCGTGAACTGTAATACTTATTTAAAATTTGATCACTTGATCCAAAAGATGAACGAACTCGGCTGCGATTATTTAGCAACAGGTCACTATGCGAAAATTGTAGTGGATGCCAACGGTCAATCGCAAATCGTTGTGAGTGACGATGATTGGAAAGATCAAACTTATTTCCTATTTACTTTACAGCAAGATATCATTCCAAAAATTCTATTCCCTATTGGCCACATGAAAAAAGCTGACGTAAGAGCTTTGGGCGAAAGACAAGGTCTCCTCAATGCCCGCAAAAAAGATTCTACAGGAATCTGCTTTGTGGGTGACGGAAAATATTCTGAATTCGTAGAAGGCCAAATTTCTAAAGACTTAATTCAATCAGGCTTTATGAAAAAATATCCAACAGGTGAGATCGTAGGCAAACACGGTGGAATTCATAAATTCACATATGGACAAAGAAAAGGTTTAGGTCTTGATTTCCAAGAGGCAGAGCCCATGTTTGTTTTAAAGTTGGATCCTAAAACCAGTACCGTTTGGGTAGGGGAAGAAAAATATTTGTTCTACGACAAAGCCCACATTATAAATACAAACTGGTTTGACGACATTCAAGAGACGGAAGAATTGAACGTAAAAATTAGATATCAACACAAAGGTGCGCAAGCCAAAATTCGTAAAAACGATGATGGCAGTGCGGAAATATATTTTGATATTCCCGTGCGCGCGATCACTCCGGGACAAGCTGCGGTTGTGTACCGTGGGAATCAATTGTTAGGTGGTGGTTGGATCACAACGGTTCCGCTGGATACAGCGGCAATTGGTGTGACAGCTGCGATAATGTAA